TGCGTCTTCTAATAGATCGAGGTGCTAATAACAGCATTGCAGATTATAAAAACAAAACACCTCTCATATTAGCTCAAGAAAAAGGCTATACGATAATTGTCCGCTTGCTTACCGATACTGAAGAGGCACGCTACAAGAAAATTCTGGCAAAAGAAGAGACACCTAGTGTTTCGGGTTCCTTTGAAAAAGCCTTTGCTCCATCCGTTCAAACTGATGTTGACGAACTTCCTGCAATAAAAGCAAAACCCAACAAAAACTCCTACGCTATCGTTATTGGCATTGAGCAATACCGGCAGAAACTTCCCAAGGCTGATTTTGCAGTACATGATGCAAAGATTATGACAGACTATCTCACAAAGGTAATGGGCTATCCGGAAGAAAATGTGGTTACACTTATAAATGACAGAGCATTAAAAAGTGACATGGAAAAATATTTTGAAAAGTGGCTTTCCAACAATGTTGAAAAAGATAGCACAGTCTTTGTTTACTATTCAGGACACGGTGCTCCGAACCCAAAGACAGGGGATGCCTATCTTGTACCTTATGATGGAGACCCATCCTTTATTGACCAGACAGGGTATTCTATAAAAAGGCTCTATGAATCCCTTGGAAAACTTCAGGCAAAAGAGATAATAGTTGCACTTGATTCGTGTTTTTCAGGGGCAGGTGGAAGGAGTGTCATAGCAAAAGGTGCAAGGCCATTGGTTATAACAATGGAAACTTTAGTAATCCCATCAAAAATAGCAGTCCTCTCTGCAGCATCAGGAGACCAGATAAGCTCTACATATGAGGAAAAAGGGCATGGTTTGTTTACCTATTTCATGCTTAAAGGAATAAAAGGGGAAGGCGATACCAACGGAGATGGAAAGATAGAAATCGGTGAACTGTTTAATTATATCAAACCGCAGGTGGAACTCATTGCAAGAAAGGTGTATAATAATGAACAGTTACCACAAATGATTGCGCCCAATGAATTGATAAAACAGAGACTAATTGAAAGGCAGAGAATTGGAGAACATTAAAAGGATAAAAGCCATTTAGGAGATGGGGGATGAAAAAGCTTGTCCTGAGTGTAACGAAGGAACTTAATGCATGTATTTTAATCCTTGCCGTATCAGGCTTACTGGCAGGGTGTGCAACACCGTTGACGGATGCGGCAAGGAGGGGCGACATCCAGCAGGTTAAAGCCCTGCTTGATAGCGGAGCTACGATCGACGAAAAAGGTGGTGAACCTTCTCGAACACCGTTAGCGTGGGCAATAGAATATGGGCATTTTGATACAGTAAAATTCCTGATCGAGAGGGGTGCAGATGTCAATCATTCTATGGGATGGGGAACACC
The Thermodesulfobacteriota bacterium DNA segment above includes these coding regions:
- a CDS encoding ankyrin repeat domain-containing protein; translated protein: MKKISASISASILIFAVIIVLAGCATPFIDAAYKGDINTVKALLAKGVNVNEKDSGARTALHLASINGQTEIARILLDNGADVNAKAGPSQLFERTLTPLHYAAMSDVDNVDIVRLLLDRGANINAKSDTGRTALHYAANNGHVYIVRLLIDRGANNSIADYKNKTPLILAQEKGYTIIVRLLTDTEEARYKKILAKEETPSVSGSFEKAFAPSVQTDVDELPAIKAKPNKNSYAIVIGIEQYRQKLPKADFAVHDAKIMTDYLTKVMGYPEENVVTLINDRALKSDMEKYFEKWLSNNVEKDSTVFVYYSGHGAPNPKTGDAYLVPYDGDPSFIDQTGYSIKRLYESLGKLQAKEIIVALDSCFSGAGGRSVIAKGARPLVITMETLVIPSKIAVLSAASGDQISSTYEEKGHGLFTYFMLKGIKGEGDTNGDGKIEIGELFNYIKPQVELIARKVYNNEQLPQMIAPNELIKQRLIERQRIGEH